From a single Nakaseomyces glabratus chromosome H, complete sequence genomic region:
- the SWC7 gene encoding Swc7p (CAGL0H05115g~Ortholog(s) have role in chromatin remodeling and Swr1 complex localization), translating into MTESEYSSKVRLLILQILLQHQQSLVMKNKDLDIKKLLVEPVIDIEVMNNCQSNTFLKLNAPTVSKLTVRNLRFLVEEWLSEGIPNVPKEETTIITLANYYYSKRINELEEKELPTIRSEAKELFDRLK; encoded by the coding sequence atgacAGAATCGGAGTATAGCTCAAAGGTAAGGCttttaatattacaaatacTTTTACAACATCAGCAGTCATTGGTCATGAAGAATAAAGATCTCGACATCAAGAAACTCTTAGTCGAACCTGTAATAGATATTGAAGTAATGAATAATTGCCAATCAAACACATTTCTAAAATTAAATGCACCTACTGTATCTAAACTGACTGTCAGAAATCTAAGGTTTTTGGTCGAAGAATGGCTTTCCGAAGGTATCCCTAATGTACCGAAGGAAGAAACTACCATTATCACACTAGCAAACTACTATTATTCAAAGAGGATCAACGAATTAGAAGAGAAGGAACTACCAACCATCAGAAGTGAAGCTAAGGAGTTATTTGACCGATTAAAATAA
- the ALD6 gene encoding aldehyde dehydrogenase (NADP(+)) ALD6 (CAGL0H05137g~Ortholog(s) have aldehyde dehydrogenase [NAD(P)+] activity, role in NADPH regeneration, acetate biosynthetic process, response to salt stress and cytosol, mitochondrion localization): MAYKTAATKTIKLPNGLTYEQPTGLFINNEFVESSDGKTMTIENPSTQEPIVDVFSATKEDVDYAVDCAERAFEKSDWATQDPKVRARYLSKLADLMEEQLELIASIETLDNGKTIALSRGDVQLSINCIRDAASYADKVDGRSIDTGDGYMNYTIREPIGVCAQIIPWNFPLMMLSWKVGPALAMGNCIVLKPASATPLNALYFSSLCKQVGIPAGVVNIIPGPGGMVGTALTTHPKVRKVAFTGSTDIGKDIAVKASASNLKKITLELGGKSAHLVFNDANLEKTLPNLVNGIFKNAGQICSSGSRIYAQAGIYDRLLKEFKAYIEKNIKVGNPFDESNFQGAITNKEQYNTILKYINIGKEEGAKVLTGGETAAEKGYFIKPTVFYDVKEDMRVVKEEIFGPCVTISKFEEIEDGVAMANDSEFGLGAGIETENLSTALKVAKMLHSGTVWINTYNDFDSRVPFGGYKQSGYGREMGSEVYECYTQTKAVRIKL, encoded by the coding sequence atggCTTACAAGACTGCTGCTACTAAAACCATTAAGCTACCAAATGGTCTAACCTACGAACAGCCAACTGGTCTGTTCATTAACAATGAATTTGTTGAATCCTCCGATGGTAAGACAATGACCATCGAGAATCCATCTACACAAGAGCCAATTGTCGATGTCTTCTCCGCTACTAAAGAAGATGTTGACTACGCTGTTGACTGTGCTGAAAGAGCTTTTGAAAAGAGTGACTGGGCTACTCAAGACCCAAAGGTTAGAGCCCGTTATTTGAGCAAGCTAGCTGACCTAATGGAAGAACAACTGGAACTTATTGCCTCCATTGAAACCTTGGATAACGGTAAGACAATTGCTCTATCCCGTGGTGATGTTCAACTATCTATTAACTGTATCAGAGATGCTGCCTCATATGCCGATAAGGTCGACGGTAGAAGTATTGACACTGGTGATGGCTACATGAACTACACCATCAGAGAACCAATTGGTGTCTGCGCACAAATTATCCCATGGAACTTCCCACTGATGATGCTATCATGGAAAGTCGGTCCAGCCTTGGCCATGGGTAACTGCATTGTCCTAAAGCCAGCTTCTGCCACTCCATTAAATGCTCTatatttctcttctctATGTAAACAAGTTGGTATTCCAGCTGGTGTTGTCAACATTATCCCAGGTCCAGGTGGTATGGTTGGTACTGCTCTAACCACTCATCCAAAGGTCAGAAAGGTGGCTTTCACTGGTTCTACCGATATTGGTAAGGATATTGCTGTCAAGGCTTCTGCTTctaatttgaaaaagattaCTTTAGAATTGGGTGGTAAGTCTGCTCATTTGGTCTTCAACGATGCTAACCTAGAAAAGACCTTGCCAAACTTGGTTAATGGTATTTTCAAGAACGCTGGTCAAATCTGCTCTTCAGGTTCCAGAATATACGCTCAAGCAGGTATTTACGACAGATTACTAAAGGAGTTCAAGGCCTACATCGAAAAGAACATTAAGGTTGGTAACCCATTCGATGAATCTAACTTCCAAGGTGCAATCACTAACAAAGAACAATACAACACCATTTTGAAGTACATCAACATCggtaaagaagaaggtgCAAAGGTTCTTACTGGTGGTGAAACTGCTGCCGAGAAAGGTTACTTCATCAAGCCAACTGTCTTCTACGATGTCAAGGAAGATATGAGAGTTGTCAAGGAAGAAATTTTTGGTCCATGTGTTACAATCTCAAAGTTCGAAGAGATCGAAGATGGTGTTGCCATGGCCAATGACTCTGAATTCGGTCTAGGTGCTGGtattgaaactgaaaacTTGAGCACTGCTTTGAAAGTGGCTAAGATGCTTCACTCTGGTACTGTCTGGATTAACACATACAACGACTTTGACTCCAGAGTTCCTTTCGGTGGTTACAAGCAATCTGGTTACGGTAGAGAAATGGGTTCTGAAGTATACGAATGTTACACCCAAACCAAGGCTGTCAGAATCAAGTTATAA
- the TIM50 gene encoding protein translocase subunit TIM50 (CAGL0H05159g~Ortholog(s) have mitochondrion targeting sequence binding, protein channel activity and role in protein import into mitochondrial matrix, regulation of mitochondrial membrane permeability) yields MLSLFRCAVTRAPHIASKGISVQISRNLANSLIVQNKRRLNTKSYFLQEQKKDDKKAQSILTDDLLFKAGIDVEEGKKEGQQKQHETEEGNEEQQSENSSNKKRKRRMTSADKKKERYANYFYIFTFSSLAGLGLYMCRDWEENEDDEMKKDIDNGYTPDLMYKRFRARFNSVFTYFQEPPFPDLLPPPPPAPYQRPLTLVITLEDFLVHSEWDQKHGWRTAKRPGADYFLGYLSQYYEIVLFSSNYMMYAEKIAEKMDPIHAFISYNLFKEHCVYKDGVHIKDLSKLNRDLKKVMIIDTDENSYKLQPENAIPMDPWDGKADDKLLRLIPFLEYMATQQVEDVRPILKSYHNKRELPAEFEQRVQKLKNKFEQDQKKKNDSNWLLKLLGLAPVINGIGGGNKFPLDMIREEGEKNYVRFMKLIEEEKEKMRIQQEQMSGQTFTLKDYVEGNIPTPEEQMKMQLEKQKEIDALFEQKKKEQQANK; encoded by the coding sequence ATGCTTTCTTTATTCAGATGTGCAGTTACCAGGGCACCACATATTGCATCTAAGGGTATTTCTGTTCAGATATCCAGAAATCTAGCCAATTCTCTAATAGTAcagaacaaaagaagacTAAATACAAAGTCTTACTTTTTACAGGAACAGAAGAAGGATGACAAAAAAGCTCAATCCATATTGACTGACGACCTGCTTTTCAAAGCTGGTATTGATGTAGAGGAAGGTAAGAAGGAAGGGCAACAAAAGCAACatgaaacagaagaaggtAATGAAGAGCAACAATCTGAAAATTCcagcaataaaaaaaggaaaagaaggatGACTTCTGCcgacaagaagaaagaaagatatGCTAATTACTTTTAcattttcactttttcATCATTAGCTGGTCTTGGCCTATACATGTGCAGAGACTGGGAGGAgaatgaggatgatgaaatgaaaaaagatatCGACAATGGCTATACACCTGACCTGATGTACAAAAGATTTAGAGCTAGATTTAATTCCGTTTTTACTTACTTCCAGGAGCCACCTTTTCCTGATCTGTTACCTCCTCCACCACCAGCTCCATATCAAAGACCACTAACATTGGTTATTACTTTGGAAGACTTTTTGGTTCACTCTGAATGGGATCAAAAACACGGTTGGAGAACTGCTAAGAGACCAGGTGCTGATTATTTCCTTGGTTACCTATCTCAATATTATGAAATTGTTCTGTTTTCTTCCAACTACATGATGTATGCCGAAAAAATTGCAGAGAAAATGGACCCTATTCATGCTTTCATATCTTACAATCTATTCAAAGAACATTGTGTATACAAGGATGGTGTCCATATTAAAGACTTATCAAAACTGAACAGAGACTTAAAGAAAGTTATGATTATTGACACCGATGAAAACAGTTACAAATTGCAACCTGAGAATGCTATCCCTATGGACCCTTGGGACGGTAAAGCTGATGACAAACTTTTGAGATTAATCCCATTTTTAGAATACATGGCAACTCAACAAGTTGAAGATGTAAGACCTATTTTGAAGAGCTACCATAATAAGAGAGAACTTCCTGCTGAATTTGAACAAAGAGTtcaaaagttgaaaaataaatttgaacaagaccagaagaagaaaaatgatAGCAATTGGTTATTAAAATTGCTTGGCCTTGCTCCAGTAATTAACGGTATTGGTGGAGGCAACAAGTTCCCTCTAGATATGATCAGAGAAGAAGGTGAAAAGAACTATGTTAGATTCATGAAGTTGATTGAAGAggagaaggaaaaaatgcGTATCcaacaagaacaaatgAGTGGTCAAACTTTTACTCTAAAGGATTATGTTGAAGGTAATATTCCTACCCCAGAGGAACAGATGAAGATGCAACTTGAAAAgcagaaagaaattgacGCTCTCTttgaacaaaagaaaaaggaacaACAAGCCAACAAATAA
- the VPS28 gene encoding ESCRT-I subunit protein VPS28 (CAGL0H05181g~Putative component of ESCRT-I complex involved in protein trafficking; gene is upregulated in azole-resistant strain) has protein sequence MNQIPTALNEEVPLFENSSSSQDKETLEGVADVYSIIVALDYVEKAYLRDSISSTHYTQSVNKLLAQYKTYMSMPDISEYVGDLHDFKEKYNIIASNAITRLERGIPVTVEHAIDIDTNNDGSNGSLESKSQGGKYNAKNVAEATGNFITIMDALKLDYKAKDQLHPLMAELLLSINRVTNHDFENRSKLVEWIVKINKMKVEETLDEHEVRELLFILNQAYKSFYSLLG, from the coding sequence ATGAATCAGATCCCTACAGCATTGAATGAAGAGGTACCGTTATTTGAGAACTCGAGCTCTTCCCAAGACAAGGAAACTTTGGAAGGAGTAGCTGATGTATATTCCATCATAGTAGCATTGGATTATGTTGAAAAGGCGTATCTGAGAGATTCTATAAGTAGTACCCATTACACGCAGTCAGTGAATAAATTACTAGCACAGTACAAGACCTATATGAGTATGCCAGATATATCCGAATATGTAGGGGATCTCCATGAttttaaagaaaagtaCAATATAATTGCCTCTAATGCTATAACAAGATTAGAAAGAGGTATTCCCGTCACGGTTGAGCATGCAATTGATATAGATACGAACAACGACGGTTCAAATGGCTCATTGGAGTCAAAGAGCCAAGGAGGGAAATATAATGCTAAAAATGTAGCAGAAGCCACAGGAAATTTTATTACAATTATGGATGCCTTAAAACTCGATTACAAAGCAAAGGATCAATTACACCCATTAATGGCCGAACTTTTGCTTAGCATTAATAGGGTTACAAATcatgattttgaaaatagaTCAAAACTGGTCGAGTGGATAGTaaaaatcaacaaaatGAAGGTAGAAGAAACATTAGATGAACATGAAGTAAGAGAGTTACTATTTATACTTAATCAAGCATACAAGAGTTTCTATTCTTTATTAGGGTGA
- the RGL1 gene encoding Rgl1p (CAGL0H05203g~Ortholog(s) have role in protein localization to bud neck and cellular bud neck, cytoplasm localization) has translation MTVPIISLMPSYNSMIRGCPGISDTLPRIECQLRVRSNNGSEFRIAKIEVILKSVETVFPQSHVSYSFTPIGKSKSKPRKNESISYHYKKSFYLANDEKCKAAKNKNTQRISKPLIGVDFPLTISLPADINDTNFNSRFGTCVTYLECNLLYYDLEKVGPSFDSVPPELKNFITTVNVERYTNLPLKKLFPAIEKNFYSPDKKLKAKVYVENPCITTDDLLKIKLKVMPNQHSSSTAPEYENSVLFKKKLKVKSVTFQTKEIFQCHSETYESKEYVLDTETKNYNEIITMNGFETANDIHICTKDVLFKEFENTMLEPELLYKLPKQPEGNMTNRNVPTKLLQNKVDAIPFRYHCSISTNGKYYSIGHAIDIKIKIGSGKDFEFSIPITISQWLKSHTKYIQQAIIQEREIASHAKRFYSGYGGLQKHSNGMIEYPTLPPIIYDSREHNNSKNFHIFQLTSGNGKSQLKKLPIID, from the coding sequence ATGACGGTACCGATTATATCTTTGATGCCTAGTTACAATTCCATGATCAGAGGCTGTCCTGGGATTAGTGACACATTACCACGAATAGAGTGCCAATTAAGAGTGCGCTCGAATAATGGCAGTGAGTTTAGGATAGCTAAGATTGAAGTTATACTAAAATCTGTAGAAACTGTGTTTCCTCAGAGTCACGTATCCTACTCTTTCACTCCAATAGGCAAATCGAAATCAAAGCCCAGAAAGAATGAGTCAATCTCATATCATTACAAAAAGTCTTTTTATTTAGCTAACGATGAGAAATGTAAAGCTGCTAAGAATAAAAACACTCaaagaatatcaaaacCTTTGATTGGAGTGGATTTTCCACTGACAATATCTCTGCCAGCGGATATCAACGACACTAATTTCAATTCGCGGTTTGGAACTTGCGTAACATATCTGGAATGCAACTTATTGTACTATGATTTAGAAAAAGTCGGCCCTAGTTTCGATAGTGTTCCTCCTGAGCTGAAGAATTTTATTACAACAGTTAATGTTGAAAGATATACCAATCTTCCATTGAAAAAGCTATTCCCAGCGATAGAGAAGAATTTCTACTCTCCGGATAAAAAGCTGAAAGCCAAAGTGTACGTTGAGAATCCATGCATTACAACTGATGATCTGcttaaaataaaactaaaagTTATGCCAAATCAACATAGTAGTTCGACAGCACCCGAATACGAAAATAGTGTTCtattcaagaagaagttaaaAGTCAAGAGTGTTACGTTTCAAACTAAAGAGATTTTTCAATGCCACAGTGAGACATATGAATCGAAGGAATACGTGCTGGACACAGAAACCAAGAATTATAATGAGATAATCACAATGAATGGATTTGAAACAGCAAATGACATTCATATATGCACTAAAGATGTTCTATTCAAAGAATTCGAAAATACAATGCTTGAGCCTGAACTTCTTTACAAACTGCCAAAACAACCTGAAGGCAATATGACCAATAGAAATGTTCCCACTAAATTATTACAAAACAAGGTTGATGCTATTCCATTTAGATATCACTGCTCCATATCAACTAATGGCAAATACTACTCAATTGGCCATGCAAtagatataaaaataaagattGGTAGTGGGaaagattttgaatttaGCATTCCAATAACAATTTCACAATGGCTGAAATCACACACAAAATATATCCAACAAGCTATTATTCAGGAACGTGAGATTGCTTCACACGCAAAAAGATTCTATAGCGGATATGGGGGACTACAAAAACATTCCAATGGAATGATTGAGTACCCTACATTACCACCAATAATATATGACTCTCGAGAGCACAATAATAGTAAGAATTTCCATATTTTCCAGCTAACTTCAGGAAATGGAAAATCGCAACTAAAGAAGCTTCCCATTATAGACTAG
- the HTC1 gene encoding Htc1p (CAGL0H05225g~Ortholog(s) have role in N-acetylglucosamine metabolic process and cytoplasm localization) codes for MALQPMNWASIKQNIESGELQNLKRSPIETEKYHEHKRILAEKNIEIGDYILNKLGWTLNELASVNDISEEEKLSLSFSRKDLYKLSVNDFPYNFEPQVSHLLIWSKINLPLYNKNESSTDMNPEMKTKIETFIHNNLSKYLDLDMKDDYCWFINYRNLQSIKGIAHVHLLIRCVDENGPQGNRCQRIKNEILNEGFEPIS; via the coding sequence ATGGCATTACAGCCTATGAACTGGGCAAGTATCAAACAGAACATTGAGTCAGGGGAATTGCAGAACTTGAAGAGGTCACCAATTGAAACCGAAAAGTATCATGAGCATAAGAGAATATTAGCTGAGaagaatattgaaattggtgACTACATTTTGAATAAACTGGGATGGACTTTAAATGAGCTCGCAAGTGTGAATGACATcagtgaagaagaaaaactgTCTTTGAGTTTCTCGAGAAAGGATTTATACAAGCTGAGCGTAAATGATTTTCCGTACAATTTTGAACCCCAAGTATCACATCTTTTAATATGGTCTAAGATTAATCTGCCTCTATACAATAAAAACGAGTCTTCAACAGACATGAATCCTGAAATGAAGACAAAAATAGAAACATTTATTCACAACAATCTGTCAAAATACCTGGATCTTGATATGAAAGACGATTATTGCTGGTTTATCAACTACCGAAATTTACAAAGTATTAAAGGAATTGCACACGTCCACTTGTTAATTAGATGCGTAGACGAAAACGGACCACAAGGTAATAGATGCCAACGAATTAAGAACGAAATCCTAAATGAAGGGTTTGAACCTATAAGTTAG
- a CDS encoding uncharacterized protein (CAGL0H05247g~Ortholog(s) have nucleus localization): MELRKRKKVNYSESKGRIGGLKTVVVQPDSPPHNFNKDVKPKGLPQKIVRYTPMINKRKASKRINKPTSKKVPHVMGNYDNSCRIKKLTFERPSFNDYSNYKQPEPALTGLIHSDARIDWINAKKFLANHREKLRKLAKFQYELYYKDITKPEYKGPQAFASLKLPDDMVSYSNIIKSIGSLLHEVENLETNKNSQKLYKPTIEISAEALKTIREQTSNNDRIERTAELHDIDIEDIKQILRKNEINTTLHQMNMLKSSDFQIMHTLMEKRYFPYDDSSLLWPTKYKKELKRYSSSELDQNDPLQLSIPLFTDF, from the coding sequence ATGGAGTTGCGGAAGCGGAAGAAAGTCAACTATTCTGAGTCAAAAGGAAGAATCGGTGGTTTAAAGACTGTTGTGGTACAACCTGATTCTCCACCAcataatttcaataaagaTGTTAAGCCTAAAGGTCTACCACAAAAGATTGTTAGATACACCCCCATGATAAATAAAAGGAAGGCATCGAAAAGGATAAACAAACCTACATCAAAGAAAGTGCCACATGTTATGGGAAACTATGATAATAGTTGTCGTATCAAAAAATTGACTTTTGAAAGACCCTCATTCAACGACTATTCGAATTATAAACAACCAGAGCCTGCTCTAACAGGCTTAATTCATTCAGATGCCCGGATAGATTGGATAAATGCCAAAAAGTTTCTTGCAAACCATCGTGAAAAGCTAAGAAAGTTAGCCAAATTTCAATATGAACTGTATTACAAGGACATAACCAAGCCAGAATACAAGGGGCCACAGGCATTTGCTAGTCTGAAACTACCGGACGACATGGTATCTTATTCCAATATAATAAAGAGTATTGGGTCATTGCTACATGAAGTTGAAAATTTAGAAACTAACAAAAATTCTCAAAAATTATACAAACCAACTATTGAAATTTCAGCTGAAGCTTTGAAGACCATCCGCGAACAGACATCAAATAATGACAGAATTGAGCGTACTGCCGAGTTgcatgatattgatatcgAAGATATCAAACAAATATTAAGAAAGAACGAAATAAACACCACATTACATCAAATGAACATGCTTAAATCGTCAGATTTCCAAATCATGCACACTTTGATGGAAAAGAGGTACTTCCCATATGATGATTCATCCTTGCTATGGCCaactaaatataaaaaagagCTCAAAAGATATTCAAGCTCAGAACTGGATCAAAATGATCCGCTTCAACTTTCAATTCCGTTATTCACGGATTTTTGA
- the BTS1 gene encoding farnesyltranstransferase (CAGL0H05269g~Ortholog(s) have farnesyltranstransferase activity, role in terpenoid biosynthetic process and mitochondrion localization) — translation MTLEKLKTLIESPPAWSQSDENSINQPYNHIASNPGKNFRAKLIHLFNQFYLLDENIIQTLTQIVEILHNSSLIIDDIEDNSQLRRGVVASHMLYGVPMSINTANYMYFVAMDLLRNLSHDAVTSNDLMKIFNEELLYLHRGQGLDIYWRDSLPKVVPTEEMYFNMVMNKTGGLFRLTLKIMERLSEYWQGQKSLVPLGNLLGIIYQVRDDYLNLTDSSMIETKGFADDISEGKLSFPIIHGINYAKIHDPNNTLLLDILCLKTKDENLKKNAIRYLSDCSKSFEYTSSVLKKLTTLLHSNSYFPDVTNDSTNSQTEAIKQVYNIMEKLANV, via the coding sequence ATGACTTTAGAAAAGTTGAAGACTTTGATAGAATCACCACCAGCATGGTCACAATCAGAtgaaaattcaataaatcAACCATACAATCACATTGCATCAAACCCGGGAAAGAACTTCAGAGCCAAATTAATACATCTTTTTAACCAGTTCTATTTGCTAGATGAGAATATTATACAAACACTCACTCAGATTGTAGAGATCCTCCACAATTCAAGTTTGATTATCGATGACATTGAAGATAACTCACAGTTGAGGCGTGGAGTAGTCGCATCACATATGCTCTATGGTGTACCCATGTCCATTAATACTGCAAACTACATGTATTTTGTAGCAATGGATTTACTTAGAAACCTGTCTCATGATGCAGTAACTTCAAATGAtctaatgaaaatatttaaCGAGGAACTTCTATATCTTCACAGAGGCCAAGGATTGGATATATACTGGCGTGACTCCTTACCTAAGGTTGTACCAACAGAGGAAATGTATTTCAACATGGTTATGAATAAAACTGGTGGACTCTTCAGATTAACGCTTAAAATCATGGAACGCTTAAGCGAATACTGGCAGGGTCAGAAATCATTAGTTCCATTGGGAAATTTACTAGGAATTATATATCAAGTTAGAGACGATTACTTGAATCTTACTGACTCATCGATGATCGAAACTAAGGGATTTGCTGATGATATATCCGAAGGTAAATTATCTTTTCCAATTATACATGGCATTAATTATGCTAAAATACATGATCCGAACAACACATTGCTTTTAGATATTCTATGCTTAAAGACTAAAGATgagaacttgaagaagaatgcCATACGATACCTTTCAGATTGTAGCAAATCCTTTGAATACACAAGCAGTGTGCTGAAAAAATTGACGACCTTACTACATTCGAATTCGTACTTTCCCGATGTAACTAATGACTCTACCAATAGCCAGACAGAAGCTATAAAACAAGTATACAACATTATGGAAAAGCTAGCTAATGTGTGA
- the MUK1 gene encoding guanine nucleotide exchange factor MUK1 (CAGL0H05291g~Putative heat shock protein) — protein sequence MMKAKDEKMTHLFTPPINSSKFDPSLSIKESYKGHSAQGSIASNISSTESSNSELGKDDSKGSKSPKLSKEEIDQISQIGELPDELSAMIDAFIDDLKQPKYERPLSVPQLSSLFQAFYIRFDKHSFHYLQSKKTTSSSTNVSTFFNARETLTSGIGGLFSRSRSSSASTNVSTRRNRRSSSIFSNESGSNNVTQMLSPEEIQRQLKTDALNNLKIEKYKDLCERDLFNRILQVGTSVPISSPSKSANVNGNSTLANSTMTRDVHAKKNESFSIVSLFRNSPEFGEYDKLIDERVNLLYRFDKEEFFSLSDFLDIPKGNDEFDSIQSIANIKMVLDDFANNVIAPGEKCKCLLKMYEIMENSKAMSNDDFLSLLIYYVIKCPMLHIFLNMEFVRLFRIKKKLVDSELFAITNLEAALVFIEGLTLDDLPQLLRDNLTDREKSLFAVPISRKVKLPELGRHEIDIEKDAELTKRIEVSRTASYEGFRSVFDSSLRNIIDRIRAYPISNGTESSPWINTDLKKEVPTQLSSFKQAPISNYTPSIPENWKQFKDYAFEDLTISNLREIFEIYKEMVDEN from the coding sequence ATGATGAAAGCCAAGGACGAGAAGATGACTCACCTTTTTACACCTCCAATCAACAGTTCCAAATTTGATCCATCATTATCTATAAAGGAGTCATATAAGGGACATTCCGCTCAGGGCAGCATAGCTTCTAATATCTCTTCTACCGAATCATCCAATAGCGAGCTTGGTAAAGATGATTCCAAGGGCTCTAAGAGCCCAAAGCTCagcaaagaagaaatcgaTCAGATCAGTCAAATTGGGGAATTACCTGATGAGCTATCTGCCATGATTGACGCTTTCATAGATGACTTGAAACAACCAAAATATGAGCGTCCCTTGTCGGTTCCTCAACTATCTAGCCTGTTTCAGGCATTTTATATCCGTTTTGACAAGCATAGTTTCCATTATTTGCAATCAAAGAAGACGACTTCTTCATCTACAAATGTGTCAACGTTCTTCAATGCTAGGGAGACCTTGACTAGTGGTATTGGTGGCCTCTTTTCCAGAAGTAGAAGTAGTAGTGCAAGTACCAATGTATCCACTAGGAGAAATCGTAGATCATCCTCTATTTTCAGTAATGAATCAGGTAGTAACAATGTGACCCAAATGCTATCTCCTGAAGAGATTCAAAGGCAGTTGAAGACTGATGCATTGAACAATTTaaagattgaaaaatataaagatcTATGCGAAAGAGATCTATTCAATCGAATTTTGCAAGTTGGAACTTCTGTGCCAATCAGTAGCCCATCCAAATCTGCTAATGTTAATGGAAACTCCACATTAGCTAACTCTACAATGACCAGAGATGTTCATGCAAAGAAGAACGAATCTTTCAGTATAGTTAGCTTGTTTAGAAATAGTCCAGAATTTGGCGAATACGACAAGCTAATTGACGAAAGGGTCAATCTTTTATACAGATTTGATAAAGAGGAGTTTTTTAGTTTATCAGACTTTTTAGATATTCCCAAAGGGaatgatgaatttgattCTATACAATCCATTGCAAATATAAAGATGGTTCTAGATGATTTTGCTAACAATGTTATTGCGCCAGGTGAAAAATGTAAATGCTTACTGAAAATGTATGAAATTATGGAGAACTCAAAAGCAATGTCGAATGACGATTTTTTGTcattattgatatattacGTTATCAAATGTCCAATGCTACACATATTTCTAAACATGGAGTTTGTTAGACTCTttagaataaaaaagaaactagTGGATAGTGAACTTTTTGCGATCACGAATCTGGAAGCCGCATTGGTTTTTATAGAAGGTTTAACATTAGATGACTTACCTCAGTTATTGCGGGACAATTTGACTGATAGAGAAAAGTCTTTGTTTGCTGTACCCATAAGTAGAAAGGTAAAACTACCTGAATTAGGGCGGCATGAAATTGACATAGAAAAAGATGCTGAACTTACTAAAAGAATTGAGGTTTCACGAACAGCATCATATGAAGGTTTTAGATCTGTATTTGATTCATCGCTGAGAAATATAATTGATAGAATAAGAGCCTATCCAATCAGTAATGGAACTGAAAGTTCGCCTTGGATAAATACCGACCTGAAAAAGGAAGTTCCAACTCAACTGTCGTCATTCAAGCAGGCGCCAATTTCCAATTATACTCCAAGCATACCAGAAAATTGGAAGCAATTTAAAGATTATGCCTTCGAAGACTTGACAATTTCAAACTTACgtgaaatttttgaaatatataaagaaatgGTGGACGAAAACTAG